From one Peptoniphilaceae bacterium AMB_02 genomic stretch:
- the arcA gene encoding arginine deiminase, with amino-acid sequence MNSKINVFSEIGKLNSIILHRPGRELLNIVPDLMQDLLFDEIPYMEQAQKEHDGFAQVLRDNGVEVFYIEDLVSESLINDEIRNQFISEFINEANIRGPREIELVEDLLNNIKDNNELVAKMVEGIRKDELPVFQGKGLQEMVSLTDIFVTLPMPNLYFTRDTFALIGNGICMNSMWSNVRQRETIFGDLVFKHHPVFGKNRPQFWYEKDKKYSLEGGDIVILSDKVLAVGISQRTEPRAIEIFAKNILSSDQGFERILCFVLPRRRACMHLDTVFTMVDKDLFTVYPGMEENLEIYELTYKNNEINTKLLNTDLKSALEDKLGIDEITMIRQGKRGILDADREQWSDGYNTLAIAPREVIVYERNTVINELLDKNGVKLHTIKAGELSRGRGGPRCMSMPINRDSIK; translated from the coding sequence TTGAACAGTAAAATTAATGTTTTTTCAGAAATCGGTAAGTTGAACTCAATAATTCTTCATAGACCGGGAAGAGAACTTTTAAATATCGTCCCTGATCTTATGCAGGATTTACTATTTGATGAAATCCCTTACATGGAGCAAGCTCAAAAAGAGCATGACGGTTTTGCTCAAGTATTAAGAGACAATGGTGTAGAGGTTTTCTATATAGAAGACTTGGTGAGTGAGTCGCTGATAAACGATGAGATAAGAAATCAGTTTATATCTGAGTTTATAAATGAAGCGAATATTAGAGGTCCTAGAGAGATAGAATTAGTAGAAGATTTACTAAATAATATCAAAGACAATAATGAACTTGTTGCTAAAATGGTAGAGGGAATTAGAAAAGATGAGCTTCCGGTTTTCCAAGGAAAAGGATTACAAGAAATGGTGAGTCTAACAGATATTTTTGTTACACTGCCAATGCCTAACCTATACTTCACCAGAGATACTTTTGCATTAATAGGTAACGGTATATGCATGAACAGTATGTGGAGTAATGTAAGACAGAGAGAAACTATTTTTGGCGACTTGGTATTTAAACATCATCCGGTATTTGGGAAAAATCGTCCTCAGTTCTGGTACGAAAAAGACAAGAAATACAGCCTTGAGGGCGGAGATATTGTTATCTTGTCAGACAAGGTACTTGCAGTCGGAATCTCTCAGAGAACTGAACCGAGAGCTATAGAAATCTTTGCTAAAAATATTCTAAGTTCTGATCAAGGATTTGAAAGAATTCTTTGTTTTGTTCTTCCTAGAAGAAGGGCATGCATGCACTTGGATACTGTATTTACCATGGTTGATAAAGATTTGTTTACAGTATATCCGGGAATGGAAGAAAATCTTGAGATATATGAATTAACATATAAAAATAACGAAATAAATACAAAACTTTTAAATACAGATCTTAAATCAGCTTTAGAAGATAAGCTGGGCATAGACGAAATAACTATGATTAGACAGGGAAAAAGAGGAATCCTGGACGCTGACAGAGAGCAGTGGAGTGATGGATACAATACACTTGCCATCGCACCTAGAGAAGTAATAGTCTATGAGAGAAACACTGTAATAAATGAATTATTGGATAAAAACGGTGTAAAACTTCATACCATTAAGGCAGGGGAATTATCAAGGGGTAGAGGCGGCCCAAGATGTATGTCAATGCCAATTAATAGAGACAGTATAAAATAA
- a CDS encoding 4Fe-4S dicluster domain-containing protein produces MLPKIIESGLFETIQFPYNAVERQAEEYLRLASEKDMGVIIMKPLAGGAIINKNLALRFAFEQDFITSLIPGMDSVQQVRQNASVGEEFIPLNEKERAVLQEEVEDLGSHFCRRCGYCAPCPVGIDIPTNFLMEGYYTRYNLKEWATERYNSFDPNAGDCIKCGECESRCPYDLNIISMLEEVDYIFSKN; encoded by the coding sequence TTGTTACCTAAGATAATTGAATCAGGACTTTTTGAAACGATTCAGTTTCCTTACAATGCAGTCGAAAGACAAGCTGAAGAGTATCTAAGACTCGCTAGCGAAAAAGACATGGGCGTTATTATTATGAAGCCTCTTGCAGGTGGTGCAATAATAAATAAAAATCTTGCTTTAAGGTTTGCTTTTGAACAAGATTTTATTACATCTCTTATACCGGGAATGGATTCTGTTCAACAAGTTAGGCAAAACGCTTCCGTAGGAGAAGAGTTTATCCCGTTAAATGAAAAGGAAAGAGCAGTTCTTCAAGAAGAAGTAGAAGATCTTGGCAGCCATTTTTGTAGAAGATGCGGTTATTGTGCACCTTGTCCGGTTGGTATAGATATTCCTACGAATTTCCTTATGGAAGGATATTATACAAGATATAATCTAAAAGAATGGGCAACTGAGAGATACAATTCGTTTGACCCCAATGCAGGAGACTGTATAAAATGTGGTGAATGCGAATCCAGATGTCCATATGATTTAAATATAATTTCAATGCTGGAAGAAGTAGATTATATATTCAGCAAAAATTAG
- a CDS encoding aldo/keto reductase — MEKRRLGSTDLMVSVIGFGGIPIQRKNKEEVIEIFGELINKGINFVDTARGYTISEELIGEALKVHGRENFILATKSMARTSEGLHKEFKISINNLGVESVDLFQFHNVKSEEEYETLIGEDGAYSAALELKEKGLIVHIGITSHNKDCYLR, encoded by the coding sequence ATGGAAAAAAGAAGACTGGGGAGTACCGATTTGATGGTTTCTGTTATTGGATTTGGAGGAATCCCAATCCAAAGGAAAAACAAAGAAGAGGTAATCGAAATCTTTGGTGAGCTGATTAACAAGGGTATCAATTTTGTCGATACTGCTCGTGGATATACTATTTCTGAAGAATTAATTGGCGAAGCTTTGAAAGTTCACGGTAGAGAGAATTTCATATTAGCTACTAAGAGTATGGCAAGGACTTCTGAAGGATTACATAAGGAGTTTAAAATCAGTATAAACAATCTCGGTGTAGAGAGCGTAGATTTATTTCAGTTTCACAATGTTAAATCTGAAGAAGAGTACGAGACTCTAATAGGTGAAGACGGTGCATATAGTGCTGCTCTTGAACTTAAAGAAAAGGGTTTAATAGTTCATATTGGAATAACGAGCCATAATAAAGATTGTTACCTAAGATAA
- a CDS encoding MATE family efflux transporter: protein MLTSENKKFINLILTIVLPVAFQGIIATTLNMADTVMVATLGDAAIAAVGLVNQYMYFFMVTVFGICSGSSIFITQFYGKKDIDNINRHFVIMMVSVFSVGVIFTLGSIIFKEQLLLLFSHESEVRELAGIYLNIIIFTFIITGISFGITTALRSSGDAKSPVIISVISFFANIIFNYIFIFGKLGFPKMGVAGAALGTLIARIIEIVLSIIILRGPDVVFKFNYKIAKSVDRKCIGTYLKIATPVILAETLWSLAQLFFSAIYARTGKQGAAAIQVTNTIQNVFFILSNSLCAAAAIIIGQMIGAKEYEKTKRYASKFMKITILFGIVSGLILILFPNQLLLLYFGLEPGLKNVSVNLLIIRGIFILFRFINAMFVIGVFRGGGDSKVPLIYELITIWIYAIPVALIGTFVFKLSIEMIFVLVSIEEIIKMIMLIPRYISGKWLKNVTE from the coding sequence ATGCTAACAAGTGAAAACAAAAAATTTATTAATTTAATACTTACAATTGTCCTTCCTGTTGCGTTTCAGGGGATTATTGCTACCACTTTAAATATGGCAGATACTGTTATGGTTGCAACCTTGGGTGATGCTGCTATTGCTGCAGTAGGTCTTGTAAACCAGTATATGTATTTTTTTATGGTAACCGTTTTTGGAATTTGTAGTGGATCCTCCATTTTCATTACACAATTCTATGGTAAAAAGGATATAGATAATATCAATAGGCATTTTGTTATAATGATGGTGTCTGTTTTTAGTGTTGGAGTAATTTTTACACTTGGATCTATTATCTTTAAAGAACAGCTGCTCCTATTATTTTCACATGAAAGTGAAGTAAGGGAACTTGCAGGGATATATTTAAATATAATTATTTTTACATTTATTATTACAGGTATAAGTTTCGGTATTACAACTGCTTTAAGAAGTTCCGGAGATGCAAAGTCACCGGTTATTATTTCCGTCATATCCTTTTTTGCTAATATTATATTTAATTATATATTTATTTTTGGTAAGCTTGGATTTCCAAAGATGGGAGTGGCAGGTGCAGCCCTAGGGACACTTATTGCAAGGATCATAGAGATAGTTTTGTCGATAATTATTCTTCGAGGTCCTGATGTAGTATTTAAGTTTAACTATAAAATAGCCAAAAGCGTTGATAGAAAATGCATTGGTACTTACCTTAAGATTGCAACTCCGGTTATCTTGGCGGAGACTCTTTGGTCTTTGGCACAGCTTTTCTTTTCTGCAATTTATGCGAGAACCGGAAAACAAGGAGCGGCTGCAATACAGGTAACCAATACGATTCAAAATGTGTTTTTTATTCTTTCCAATTCACTATGTGCAGCTGCTGCCATAATAATCGGGCAGATGATTGGAGCAAAAGAGTATGAGAAGACTAAAAGATATGCCTCAAAGTTTATGAAGATTACGATTTTGTTTGGTATTGTTTCAGGATTAATTTTGATATTATTCCCAAATCAATTATTGTTACTGTACTTTGGTCTTGAACCGGGTTTGAAGAATGTTTCCGTAAATCTACTTATAATTAGAGGAATTTTCATATTATTCAGGTTTATAAATGCAATGTTTGTAATTGGAGTATTTAGAGGTGGCGGTGATTCAAAGGTACCCCTTATTTACGAGCTTATTACTATTTGGATATATGCTATCCCGGTTGCACTAATTGGAACCTTTGTATTTAAGCTTTCTATTGAAATGATATTTGTCCTCGTATCGATAGAGGAGATAATTAAGATGATAATGTTAATTCCAAGATATATTTCAGGGAAGTGGTTAAAGAATGTTACAGAATAA